The DNA window CACCTGCATCAAGAGTGTTTTTCGCCTGACGAGCCAGCTTCCGCAGCTGCTTTATCCGCTTGTCTTCATGTGGAGAATTTCCAAGATTGGCAATAACCATTTTATGTATTTCTGATGAACTGTGTGGTTGACCTATATATGTTACAACAAGACGGTGTTCAAGCTCCCACCAAACGTCATCCGATGGCTGTACGCTTGAAATGCTTGAGTGGGGAAAATCATGCATCTCAATGAAGTTGATTCCGCCATAGGCGCTTGCAAGCTGATCCTGAATACCGCACTCCAGCCCCAGTTCTTTAGTTTCAATTGAGTGGGCCATGGCTGCTATTTCATGTGACGTCAAGTGTTCTTGAGTCAGGGCATCAAGTGCTCCGATTAAAGCTACAGACACTGCCGCAGAAGTTCCCATTGACGCTCCTGGAGGAGCGTACGAAAAGATATTAATTCTCAACGCAACATCTTGTGGTATCTTCATTATCTTGATCGCTGCCTCGAGTAGAGGATGTTTATTGTAGACAACGTGTTCCGGGTCCAATGAATAGGATTCACCAAAATTTTCTGCGGAAATGACTATGCGATCCTCGTGCTCTGCAGAGTCCAAAGGGAAAAGTTGAACTTCGACATATGGGTATATCGCAATATTGAACACGGCACCTGACCTGGCAAAATGAGTGTCTGTCCATCCACCAACGTCGCAGATTCTTGTTGGTGCTATCGCATTGATTACAACGGGTTTCATATACGTCCTTATCTATACGTTCAGCCAATCCGTATGGAATGTACCTTCTTTGTCAGTTCTCTTGTAAGTATGGGCACCAAAATAATCCCTTTGGGCCTGCAGGAGATTTGCAGGAAGACTCTCTCTTCTGTAGCTGTCAAAGTATGCAAGCGCTGAACTGAATGCAGGAGTGGGTATGCCAAGCTCTACTGCTGCTGCAACAACCTTGCGCCAATTATCCTGATTCTTCTCAACAATTTCCTTGAAATAGGAGTCAAGCAACAGATTTGGCAGATCAGGAGACTTATCAAAAACCTTCTTAATCTCTCCAAGAAACCGCGCCCTGATTATACATCCGCCGCGCCACATTAATGCAATCTCGCCAAAGTTCAGATTCCATCCATATTCTTTTGCAGCAGCCCTCATCAAAGCATAGCCTTGAGCATAAGAACATACCTTTGACGCATAAAGAGCATCCTTTATAGCTTTTACGAATTCCTCTTTGTCTCCCTCATACTTTTCTGATGGACCATTAAGCACCTTAGATGCATTTACCCTCTCTTCCTTTATAGCGGAAATACATCTTGCAAATACGGCTTCAGCAATTGTTGGAGCTGGAACACCAAGATCTAAGGCAGCCTGAGAAGTCCATTTGCCGGTTCCCTTTTGACCTGCTGTATCAAGTATTATCTCCACTAAAGGTTTGCCTGTATCAGGATCAGTCTTTGATAGTATATCTCGGGTTATCTCAATCAAATAACTATCAAGTTCTCCTTTGTTCCATTCTGCAAAGATCTTATGCTGTTCCAGAGCTTTTATTCCCAAAGCATTTTTCATCAGAAAATATGCCTCACATATAAGCTGCATATCTCCATATTCAATGCCGTTATGCACCATCTTTACAAAATGGCCTGATCCATCAGAGCCTATCCATTGACAGCATGGCTCGCCGTCTGCTATTGCACAGATTTTCTGTAATATAGGTTTAACATGTTTCCACGCTTCAGGAGAACCTCCGGGCATAATACTGGGACCTTTTAGAGCGCCCTCTTCACCACCTGAGACACCTGTTCCTATAAAAAGAAGTTCTTTAGATTCCAAATACTTTGCCCTGCGTATGGTGTCAGGAAAATGAGAATTTCCACCATCAATAATAATATCTCCCTTTTCCAGATAAGGTATCAGTTTTTCCATAAAATCGTCTACAGCCTGGCCAGCTTTAACCATAAGCATAATCTTGCGCGGGGATTTTAAAGAATTGACAAATTCTTCTATTGAGTGAGTTCCAATAATATTCTTGCCTTTTGCCCCGCCGTTTATAAATCTATCAACCTTCTCAACTGTCCTATTAAAAACTGCTACAGTAAATCCCTTGCTTTCCATATTAAGAACCAGGTTCTCCCCCATCACAGCAAGTCCTATCAAGCCAATGTCTGCCTTCTGCATTTTCCTTTTCCTCCTGTTGTTTATTAAGTTTATTCTATTATTTTACCAGTTTCTATCTGCTGTATGACAACACCTATCCACCAGCGAAGATTTATGAACAAAATTCCTTTAAGATTACCACGTATAGTGAACTTTATAGGTTATAGTTTTCTCCTCGTCTGGTGCCAGCTGAACCCGGAATTCAACGGTCTGGCTGTCAGTCTTGAGATAAATGTTTGATTTCTCTGTGATATTCCAGTTAATCCAGCGATACAGGTGCTCAACGACCCTGATTTCCACCTTCTCTTTTTTGTGATTACGGAGTTTAATTTCAAACGCTTCATCCAGCCAGTCCTGATTTGTATCAATCTTGTAGTAGGTGCGTTTCCTTTCCCCGACAATATCAAACGCATTTCCTGTATACACACGAACAGTTTCGTCTTTTGGCGTGTGGTCAATAGTGTTCTCTCCTGTAAACTCCAGTTGCCCATCATCACCGCGGCGATAGAATCGCATGCGGCCTTGTGGCAGAGGAATGCCTAAATGGTTTTCTTCTGAATTTTTAAGCTCCCTCATTACCCACACCTTGGAATTACACTGCGTGCCATAATCACGATCCTGACGGATATTATCTGCGTTCCAGCCGCGATAACGGTTCCAGTCAATCTTTGCCCCATCATAGACATACAAACGTTGTGATTTGACTTCAGAAGCGCGCATAAATTCAACTTGTTTTGTTTCTCTGTCATGAAGAGTTGTAGAACGATGTAAAGTATAGAGATGATATTCATCAAATGCTTTCTCAGATACAGGAGGACGCATAATACCACTACTATTCATTTTGGACATTGCTAATGTTCCTACCCTATCTTCCTGCCCGGGTTGAATCTTGCTTACATCTCCAGCCATAAGTTTGATCTTTGCATTCTTAAATGTCTTACCGCTTTGATTATCCATTGTTATCCAGC is part of the bacterium genome and encodes:
- the gnd gene encoding decarboxylating NADP(+)-dependent phosphogluconate dehydrogenase, which codes for MQKADIGLIGLAVMGENLVLNMESKGFTVAVFNRTVEKVDRFINGGAKGKNIIGTHSIEEFVNSLKSPRKIMLMVKAGQAVDDFMEKLIPYLEKGDIIIDGGNSHFPDTIRRAKYLESKELLFIGTGVSGGEEGALKGPSIMPGGSPEAWKHVKPILQKICAIADGEPCCQWIGSDGSGHFVKMVHNGIEYGDMQLICEAYFLMKNALGIKALEQHKIFAEWNKGELDSYLIEITRDILSKTDPDTGKPLVEIILDTAGQKGTGKWTSQAALDLGVPAPTIAEAVFARCISAIKEERVNASKVLNGPSEKYEGDKEEFVKAIKDALYASKVCSYAQGYALMRAAAKEYGWNLNFGEIALMWRGGCIIRARFLGEIKKVFDKSPDLPNLLLDSYFKEIVEKNQDNWRKVVAAAVELGIPTPAFSSALAYFDSYRRESLPANLLQAQRDYFGAHTYKRTDKEGTFHTDWLNV
- a CDS encoding GHMP kinase, whose translation is MKPVVINAIAPTRICDVGGWTDTHFARSGAVFNIAIYPYVEVQLFPLDSAEHEDRIVISAENFGESYSLDPEHVVYNKHPLLEAAIKIMKIPQDVALRINIFSYAPPGASMGTSAAVSVALIGALDALTQEHLTSHEIAAMAHSIETKELGLECGIQDQLASAYGGINFIEMHDFPHSSISSVQPSDDVWWELEHRLVVTYIGQPHSSSEIHKMVIANLGNSPHEDKRIKQLRKLARQAKNTLDAGDLPALGRTFNRNTEVQRELHKGLVCGKFEEIISIAEDFHALGCKVNGAGGDGGSIAILTNGDMAKKRELQEVLVQRGFQCLPIYLSRRGLRVWKMLSNNVVE